The Staphylococcus haemolyticus region TACAACACCTTTAGGTTGTTCTAAATTAATAATGTTCATTACATCTTCTTCAGTTAGCGGTTCAAAGTATAACTTATCTGAAATTGAAAAGTCAGTAGATACTGTTTCAGGGTTATTATTCACGATAATTGCCTCATATCCAGCATTTTGAATTGCCCATACAGCGTGTACAGTAGCATAGTCAAATTCTACCCCTTGTCCAATACGAATAGGACCTGAACCAAGCACTAAGATTTTTTCTTTATCAGTTACAATTGACTCATTTTCAGTTTCATATGTTCCATAGTAGTATGGCGTTGTTGATTCAAACTCTGCAGCACAAGTATCAACCATTTTGTATACTGGTTTAATATTATTATCTTGGCGTAATTGATATACTTCTGATTCTGTCATGCCGAATCGATGTGCAATTACTCTATCACTAAATCCATAATCTTTAGCATATTTAAGATAATCCAAATCTCCTGGGTGATTTTTTAATTCATGTTCAATATTAATGATATTTTGGAATTTATTTAAGAAGAAATAATCGATTTGCGTCATATTGTGTATCTCTTCAAGTGTTGTACCACGTCTAATTGCTTCACCTATAAAGAAGAGTCTTTCATCATCTTGATGACTGATGCGTTCTTTAATATAGTCTAAGTCAAAACTCTCTCCATTTGGTAAACCTAAATGATGTACACCGTATTCAAGTGAACGTATCGCTTTTAATAAAGATTCTTCATATGTACGTCCTATAGCCATTACTTCACCAGTGGCTTTCATTTGAGTACCTAATTCACGTTCACCTTTTTCAAATTTATCAAATGGGAACCTTGGAATTTTGGAAATAACATAATCTAGTGTTGGTTCAAAGGCTGCATATGATGTGCCTGTAACTGGGTTTAGCATTTCATCCAACGTTAAGCCCACTGCAATCTTCGCTGCTAATTTCGCTATTGGATATCCAGTTGCTTTAGATGCAAGCGCTGATGAACGAGATACACGTGGATTCACTTCAATAATATAGTAATTAAATGAATGTGGATCTAATGCAAGTTGAACATTACATCCTCCTTCAATACCCAATGCTCTAATAACTTTTAAAGATACATCACGTAACATTTGATATTCAACATCTGATAAAGTTTGACTTGGCGCAACGACGATAGAGTCCCCTGTATGAATACCTACAGGATCTATATTCTCCATATTACAAACCACAATAGCATTGTCATTTTTATCGCGCATTACTTCATACTCAATTTCTTTGTAACCAGCAATTGACTTTTCAATTAAGCATTGTGTAGCTGGGCTGTAATGCAATCCATTACTCACTACTTCTTTTAATTCTTCATCATTGTAGCATATGCCACCACCTGTACCGCCCATAGTAAATGCTGGACGAACGATGAGTGGATAACCTACTTCATCTTTGAATGCAAATGCTTGTTCAACAGTATTCACAATATCACTTTCAGGAACAGGTACATTCAAATCATTCATTAATGATCTAAATAGCTCTCTATCTTCTGCTTGTTGAATTGATTTTAATTCTGTACCAAGTAATTTCACATTATTAGCCTCTAATACACCACTATCATGTAATTGAATAGCCATATTTAATCCTGTTTGACCACCTAAAGTTGGTAGCAATGCATCAGGTTGTTCTTTACGTATGATACGTGCAATAAAGTCGTGTGTTAACGGTTCGATATAAACTTTATCTGCAATTTCTTTATCCGTCATAATTGTTGCTGGATTAGAATTTACTAATATGACACGGTAGCCTTCTTCTTTTAAGGCTAGACACGCTTGTGTACCTGCGTAATCAAATTCTGCAGCTTGTCCGATGATAATTGGACCTGATCCAATCACTAGAATCGTTTGTATATCGTCACGTTTAGGCATTTGCTGTTTGCTCCTTTTCTTTAAATTCTTTCATCATAGTCATAAATTCATCGAATAAATAATTTGAGTCACTTGGACCTGGTCTTGCTTCAGGATGATATTGTACAGAGAATGCTGGTAAGGTTTTATGTCTTAATCCTTCAACAGTACCATCATTAAGTGCAATATGAGTTACTTCTAAGTCAGTATTTACCAATGAATTTTTATCGATAGCATAACCATGGTTTTGACTTGTAATATCTACTTTCCCACTACGTAAGTCTTTTACGGGGTGATTAGCGCCACGATGACCGAATTTCATTTTAAATGATGTTCCACCTTGAGATAATGCAAATAATTGGTGTCCTAAGCAAATTCCAAAGAATGGAATTTTACCTAAAATACCTTTAATCATTTCTATTGCAACCTCTACAACATCTGGATCACCAGGACCATTTGATAACATGACACCATCTGGTGACATGGCTAATATTTCTTCAGCAGTGGTGTTATATGGTACTACAGTTACGTTACAGCCACGCATATTTAATTCTCTAACAATATTTTGTTTTTTACCAAAGTCTAATAAGACCACACTCAAGTCTGAACCTGTTGAAACATAAGGTGTTTTAGTAGATACTGTTTCCACTTCATCACGAGGTAATTCAGTACTTTTTAATGTGTTAATTAATGAATCAATGTCATCTCGGTTATCAGTAAACCCAGCTTTTAAAACACCGTGTTGTCTAATTTTACGTGTGATGCTACGTGTATCCACACCTGAAATGCCAGGTATCTTGTATTGAACAAGCACATCATGTAACGTCTTTTGGTTTCTAAAGTTACTAGGATGTGTGCTTGCTTCTTTCACTACTACACCATTCAAAGTTGGTGTAAGTGCTTCGAAGTCATCTCTATTGATACCGTAATTACCGATTAATGGGTATGTGAATGTAATGATTTGACCAGTATATGAAGGGTCTGATATCGTCTCTTGGTATCCAGTCATCGCTGTGTTAAATACGATTTCTCCCACAGATAAATCATTAGATCCTAATTTATACCCTTCATAATAAGTCCCATCCTCTAATACAAGATAACGTCGCTCAAGCATTTATTTATCCTCCTTAAATTTAACTTCGCCTTCTACCATTGTTAAAATTGGATTACCATAAACTTTGTAACCAATGAATGGTGTGTTGTCTGCTTTAGATAAGAAATCTTCACCTTTGATTTCACGTTCTTCATCTAAATTGATAATCGTTAAGTCAGCAAAGCAACCTTCTTCCAATTTGCCATAAGGTAAATCAAATGTTTGTGCTGGTTTAATTGTTAGGTAGTCAACTAATTGTTGTAATGACCAGTCACCATTTTTTACAAAATGCGTGTAAAGTAATGGGAAAGCTGTTTCACTTCCTACTATGCCAAATGGCGCTTTAGTCATTGGCTGTGCTTTCTCTTCTTTAGCATGTGGTGCATGGTCTGTTGCGATACAATCAATTGTGCCATCTAATAATCCTTCTAATAATGCGTCTCTATCTTCTTTACTTCTTAAAGGAGGATTCATTTTAAAGATTGCGTTATCCCCTGGAACATCATCTTCAGTTAACAGTAAATGATGTGGTGTAACTTCAGCCGTCACATGAATACCTGCTGCTTTAGCATCACGAATAGCTCTGACACTCTCTTTTGTCGATACGTGACATACATGATAATGACAGTTAGCTGCTTCAGCTAATAATACATCTCTCGCTATTTGTACCGCTTCACAAATATTTGGAATACCAGGTATACCAAGTTCTTCACTGCGTTTACCTTGGTGCATAGCACCGCCATAAATTAAACTATTATCTTCACAATGTGCTACAACTGCTTTGTTGACCTTTGCAGCTTGTTGCATTGCTTCATACATCATTGCTGATTCCTGCACACCAACGCCGTCGTCAGTGAAAGCAAACGCACCTTGCTTTGCTAATGCATCAAAGTCAACATGTTCTTTACCAGCTTGACGCACAGTTATTGAAGCATATGGTAATACACGGACTTGCGCATTATCTTGAATTAATTGTTGTAATCGATCCATATGTTCAACTGAGTCTGGTACTGGACGTGTATTAGGCATTGGACATACGGTTGTGAATCCTCCACGTGCTGCAGCTTTTGTACCTGTTTTAATTGTCTCCTTATGTTCCCCACCAGGCTCACGTAAATGAACATGAACATCGATTAAACCTGGTGCTACAAAATGACCTTGTGCATCAATTACTTCAACATTTTCATCTACTTCAATGTTATTGTTAATTTCTTTGATGTGCTGACCATCTATTAAAATGGATGCTTGTTTAAGTTCACCGTTATCTAAAATTTGAGCATTTTTAATTAATTTCAATGTTTACGCCTCTTTTCCTGATAATAGTTTATTGATTACTGACATTCTTAAATACATGCCATTAGTCATTTGTTTAAAGATTCGTGCCTTTGGTGCTTCAACTAATTCACTATCGATTTCTACTCCTCTGTTAACTGGTGCAGGGTGCATTACGATTGCTTTATCTTTTAACTTATTGTATCTATCCATTGTCAAACCATATTGTTCATGGTAATCATTTGCCTCAAAATTAGCTTCTCCAGTAATACCATGACGTTCATGTTGAACACGTAATAACATAACAATATCTACTTGGTCAATGACATCATCAATTTGAACATATGGTGCATCTAATGAGTCGTCCACCCATTCATCTGGACTTGAGAACATTACATTTGCGCCTAATGAAGTTAGACTTATAAAATTACTTCGAGCTACACGTGAATT contains the following coding sequences:
- the carB gene encoding carbamoyl-phosphate synthase large subunit; this encodes MPKRDDIQTILVIGSGPIIIGQAAEFDYAGTQACLALKEEGYRVILVNSNPATIMTDKEIADKVYIEPLTHDFIARIIRKEQPDALLPTLGGQTGLNMAIQLHDSGVLEANNVKLLGTELKSIQQAEDRELFRSLMNDLNVPVPESDIVNTVEQAFAFKDEVGYPLIVRPAFTMGGTGGGICYNDEELKEVVSNGLHYSPATQCLIEKSIAGYKEIEYEVMRDKNDNAIVVCNMENIDPVGIHTGDSIVVAPSQTLSDVEYQMLRDVSLKVIRALGIEGGCNVQLALDPHSFNYYIIEVNPRVSRSSALASKATGYPIAKLAAKIAVGLTLDEMLNPVTGTSYAAFEPTLDYVISKIPRFPFDKFEKGERELGTQMKATGEVMAIGRTYEESLLKAIRSLEYGVHHLGLPNGESFDLDYIKERISHQDDERLFFIGEAIRRGTTLEEIHNMTQIDYFFLNKFQNIINIEHELKNHPGDLDYLKYAKDYGFSDRVIAHRFGMTESEVYQLRQDNNIKPVYKMVDTCAAEFESTTPYYYGTYETENESIVTDKEKILVLGSGPIRIGQGVEFDYATVHAVWAIQNAGYEAIIVNNNPETVSTDFSISDKLYFEPLTEEDVMNIINLEQPKGVVVQFGGQTAINLADKLAKHGVKILGTTLENLNRAEDRKEFEALLHTIDVPQPKGKTATSPKEALENAREIGYPVVVRPSYVLGGRAMEIVNSDAELENYMEQAVKASPEHPVLVDRYLTGKEIEVDAISDGETVIIPGIMEHIERAGVHSGDSIAVYPPQTLSQEDIDTLEDYTIKLAKGLNIVGLINIQFVIAHDGVYVLEVNPRASRTVPFLSKITDIQMAQLAMQAIMGTRLKDLGYKQGVQPYSEGVFVKAPVFSFNKLKNVDVTLGPEMKSTGEVMGKDLTLEKALYKGLTGSGVEVKDHGTVLMTVSDKDKDEIVKIAHRLNEVGYKILATQGTAEKLKEDNIPVEVVGKIGGDDDLLTRIQNGEVQIVINTMTKGKEVERDGFQIRRTTVENGVPCLTSLDTANALTNVIESMTFSMRTM
- a CDS encoding carbamoyl phosphate synthase small subunit, coding for MLERRYLVLEDGTYYEGYKLGSNDLSVGEIVFNTAMTGYQETISDPSYTGQIITFTYPLIGNYGINRDDFEALTPTLNGVVVKEASTHPSNFRNQKTLHDVLVQYKIPGISGVDTRSITRKIRQHGVLKAGFTDNRDDIDSLINTLKSTELPRDEVETVSTKTPYVSTGSDLSVVLLDFGKKQNIVRELNMRGCNVTVVPYNTTAEEILAMSPDGVMLSNGPGDPDVVEVAIEMIKGILGKIPFFGICLGHQLFALSQGGTSFKMKFGHRGANHPVKDLRSGKVDITSQNHGYAIDKNSLVNTDLEVTHIALNDGTVEGLRHKTLPAFSVQYHPEARPGPSDSNYLFDEFMTMMKEFKEKEQTANA
- a CDS encoding dihydroorotase, coding for MKLIKNAQILDNGELKQASILIDGQHIKEINNNIEVDENVEVIDAQGHFVAPGLIDVHVHLREPGGEHKETIKTGTKAAARGGFTTVCPMPNTRPVPDSVEHMDRLQQLIQDNAQVRVLPYASITVRQAGKEHVDFDALAKQGAFAFTDDGVGVQESAMMYEAMQQAAKVNKAVVAHCEDNSLIYGGAMHQGKRSEELGIPGIPNICEAVQIARDVLLAEAANCHYHVCHVSTKESVRAIRDAKAAGIHVTAEVTPHHLLLTEDDVPGDNAIFKMNPPLRSKEDRDALLEGLLDGTIDCIATDHAPHAKEEKAQPMTKAPFGIVGSETAFPLLYTHFVKNGDWSLQQLVDYLTIKPAQTFDLPYGKLEEGCFADLTIINLDEEREIKGEDFLSKADNTPFIGYKVYGNPILTMVEGEVKFKEDK